Below is a genomic region from Gloeocapsa sp. PCC 73106.
CAGTAATTTTTCTACTCGAGCATCGCCTTTTTTGGCGCCAAAGACCATCTTGGTACTCCTAAAGATTATTGATACAATATCAGTATATTATCTAAAAAGCTGTGTTAGCTACTAATTAACAAAAGTTGAAACATGGAATTCACTCACATCCCGGTATTAAGTCAAGAGTTAATTGCCGGCTTGAATGTCACTGAATCTGGACATTATCTAGATGCAACGGTAGGAGGAGGTGGACATACTCGCTTGATTTTGGCAGCTTTTGCGGGAGTAAGAGTGACAGCGATCGATCGAGATGCTATGGCGATCGCCTCGACTAAGTCTCATCTGCAAGCTTACATACCCCATCGTCTTGAATTTTGGCAGGGTAATTTCGCAGATTATCAACCACTAGAAAAATTCGATGGTATTATAGCCGATCTAGGGGTAAGTTCCCCTCAATTAGATGTCGCCCACAGGGGTTTTAGCTTCCGTCAAGAGGCGCCTTTAGATATGCGTATGGATGCTAGTCAATCTCTTACCAGTGCAGAAATTATCAATCATTGGGATGAACAGAGTTTAGTGCGGATTTTCTTTGAATACGGAGAGGAAAGACTCTCCAGACGCATCGCCAGACGCATCGTTTCTTTACGTCCTTTTAAAACTACTACTGAGTTAGCAGAGGCGATCGCTTCTAGCGTACCCCCTAAATATCGTTATGGTAGAATTCACCCCGCTACCCGCGTTTTTCAAGCTTTGCGCATCGCTGTCAATCAAGAGTTAACTTCTTTAGAGCGTTTTCTGGTTCAATCCCCCCCTTGGCTCACCAATGGCGGTCGCATCGCTATTATTAGCTTTCATAGTTTAGAAGATCGTCTCGTTAAGCACGGTTTTCGCGATTCTACTACTCTGAAAGTAATTACCAAAAAGCCGATTACAGCTCAAATAGAAGAGTTAAATCATAACCCTCGCGCTCGTTCGGCTAAATTGAGAATAGCAGAAAAAATAATTGATACATCAGGGT
It encodes:
- the rsmH gene encoding 16S rRNA (cytosine(1402)-N(4))-methyltransferase RsmH, with product MEFTHIPVLSQELIAGLNVTESGHYLDATVGGGGHTRLILAAFAGVRVTAIDRDAMAIASTKSHLQAYIPHRLEFWQGNFADYQPLEKFDGIIADLGVSSPQLDVAHRGFSFRQEAPLDMRMDASQSLTSAEIINHWDEQSLVRIFFEYGEERLSRRIARRIVSLRPFKTTTELAEAIASSVPPKYRYGRIHPATRVFQALRIAVNQELTSLERFLVQSPPWLTNGGRIAIISFHSLEDRLVKHGFRDSTTLKVITKKPITAQIEELNHNPRARSAKLRIAEKIIDTSGY